A single window of Candidatus Ozemobacteraceae bacterium DNA harbors:
- a CDS encoding sigma-54 dependent transcriptional regulator: MGSSKEARRILFSWLGEGELLSADLNSSGLARAIKARKFHEVHLLANVDTTREVKKNGTNYGKVYTRPFFQKVKERLESMKIARVTIHECLLTSPTRFSEIFPAAQDTVRDVLEVQSGPVDLTYHLSSGTAPMIAVWVLIAKTRFKGDLIETRFPEDVRKKKETTFAVESVDVPFEISADFLPELIRTTDQALGARLISAPSFEAIKHRSPKTKEAIRLAQMAAQRDATVLLLGESGVGKELFAQAICDASQRKNKKLHPFNCGALPENLVESELFGYKKGAFTGADRDKPGLFKDADGGTIFLDEVGELPPTTQTKLLRVLQLGEIQPVGSTKTETVNVRVIAATNRNLIDEVKNGRFREDLFYRLAVMVIRIPPLRDREEDILPIAEHVFAKLAGKFGMTKKHLSPEAKNVLKSHSWPGNVRELENVLTRAMLWTEHDRISGEDLRRAILIFPERVQATVLDRPIDGSWQLEAILDDVSRHYLDRTMQITHGNKTEAARLLGFKNYQTLNNWLTRLGIETTGRDA; the protein is encoded by the coding sequence ATGGGCAGTTCGAAGGAAGCGAGGCGTATTCTTTTCAGCTGGCTGGGGGAAGGGGAACTGCTCAGCGCGGACCTCAACTCATCGGGGCTTGCACGAGCCATCAAGGCCAGGAAGTTCCACGAGGTTCACCTGCTGGCGAACGTGGATACGACGCGCGAAGTGAAAAAGAACGGCACCAATTACGGCAAGGTGTACACGCGCCCCTTTTTCCAGAAGGTGAAAGAGCGACTCGAGAGCATGAAGATCGCGCGGGTGACGATCCATGAATGCCTGCTCACCAGCCCGACGCGGTTCTCCGAGATATTCCCCGCCGCGCAGGACACGGTGCGGGATGTACTCGAAGTGCAGAGCGGCCCCGTCGATCTGACCTACCATCTCAGCTCCGGAACGGCCCCGATGATCGCCGTCTGGGTGCTCATCGCCAAGACCCGCTTCAAGGGGGACCTGATTGAAACGCGGTTCCCGGAAGACGTGCGGAAGAAAAAAGAGACGACCTTCGCGGTGGAATCGGTCGACGTTCCGTTCGAGATTTCCGCCGACTTCCTGCCCGAACTGATCCGGACGACCGATCAGGCGCTCGGCGCCCGACTGATCAGCGCCCCGAGTTTCGAGGCGATCAAGCATCGCAGCCCGAAGACGAAGGAAGCGATCCGCCTAGCCCAGATGGCGGCCCAGCGTGACGCCACCGTTTTGTTATTGGGCGAGTCGGGCGTCGGGAAGGAGTTGTTTGCGCAGGCCATCTGCGACGCCAGCCAGCGAAAAAACAAGAAACTGCACCCATTCAATTGCGGCGCATTACCGGAAAATCTCGTCGAATCAGAACTGTTCGGATACAAGAAAGGCGCCTTCACAGGTGCCGATCGAGACAAACCTGGGCTGTTCAAGGATGCCGACGGGGGAACGATCTTCCTCGACGAGGTCGGGGAGTTGCCGCCGACTACTCAGACCAAACTTCTGAGGGTCTTGCAACTCGGGGAGATTCAGCCCGTGGGCAGCACGAAGACCGAAACAGTGAATGTGCGGGTCATTGCTGCAACAAATCGGAACCTGATAGACGAGGTGAAGAACGGCCGCTTCCGGGAAGACCTGTTTTACCGGCTGGCGGTGATGGTCATTCGCATTCCGCCGCTACGCGATCGCGAGGAGGATATTCTTCCGATTGCGGAGCACGTCTTCGCAAAGCTCGCCGGAAAATTCGGGATGACGAAGAAGCACCTCTCGCCCGAAGCGAAAAACGTTCTCAAATCCCATTCATGGCCGGGCAATGTGCGTGAACTCGAAAACGTCCTGACCCGCGCCATGCTCTGGACCGAACACGATCGGATCAGCGGCGAGGATCTGCGCCGGGCAATCCTGATATTCCCTGAGCGCGTTCAGGCGACCGTCCTCGACCGCCCGATCGACGGATCGTGGCAATTGGAAGCCATTCTCGACGACGTTTCACGACACTACCTCGATCGGACCATGCAGATCACGCACGGCAACAAAACCGAAGCTGCCAGACTTCTCGGTTTCAAGAATTATCAAACTCTGAACAACTGGCTCACTCGCCTCGGCATAGAAACAACCGGTCGAGATGCATAA